In Anopheles ziemanni chromosome X, idAnoZiCoDA_A2_x.2, whole genome shotgun sequence, the genomic window AAATGAAACTTATtccaaaaacaagcaaacataaaataataatacattTATAATAGTTTAAATAATCTATGATATTTCTTTTACAGTTCCTCCGTTCGCTTGGTCGTTTGACTTGTCTATTGTTTACTGAATCTAGTTCTACTTGTAGACCGTTGTCGTGGCTGACCTTTTGGCTACACACTATGCATCATCCACCGGAGTCATTGATAGCATTAATCGCACGTACTTTGCTGCCCTCCTTCCGAACAGAACCTTGTGGTTGCGTGTTAGCATATTAtgaactttttacttaatgTTTAAACGAGCGGTTTGGTGACGTACGGAAGCTAAACCTAGCCGTTTTCTGTGCCAATCGGTGGTCTTGTTACCAGCTGCACGTTGCattttgttgaattgatttccCGACAATCCGGAGGTttggcgagaaaaaaaaaacgaatggtaTGTGATCTACACCATCAATGGTTGAAGTAGGTTTAAACGTATCGTACAACTGTTGTCGTAGGGATTTAGAGATGGCACCAGCCCATAACGTTTGCCTTTCCAGCGCGTGCCGTTAGACACCCGCCGATCGGTGCTCAACGTACAGGAAGTAGGTACCGGCCAGGTAGACGAGGAAGTTGAACAGTCCAAACACCTAAAAGTGGTAAGAGGGGATCGGTCATTGATTGAAAGGGGCCACTTGTGAAGATTGCTGATTGCACAGACTACTTACACCGGCGGCAATGTTAGCACCTCGGAAGCTCGTATAGTACAAGTTTGACCAGGACGCCAGCTGCACAATGAAGGCGACGAAGTAGAGCAGCGCGAAGATGGCGGTGTTGATCAACTCCTGCAACATAGAAAGAAACAAGCGAATGGTGTGTGAATGATTGCTGGGTAGCATAAGCTAGCGCCGTTCTTACCGTCAGTATCCAGTTGATGGGTAGGTTCAGCACCTCGCGGATCCCGAGCAGATACACGAACGTCCAAAGCAGGGTGATAATGAAGGAAACTATCACGACGAACAGGAAGAAGTGTGTGCCGCCGACGAGGGCTGGTGCGGCGCAGGCCATGCAGATGATACCGAAAACCTGTCGATGAGAAGAAGTGGTGTTTTAGCATAATCGGCATTATACGCAAAGATATACAGAGAATCAAGAAACAGGACATGACCAATCAGGCTCTTAACATCAATTAGCAATAGAACGCTCGGAGATCAAACCATTGTATATTTTAGAATGCAACTCAAGCCTGGTTTGACGTGATCTCTTTTGAGAGCTTTTTTTCTAGAGTATTTACTCTAGTACTTAGTCTCATAGGAATCAAATTCATTGTTGAGATTGGAATCCAGAACACGGATCCCAAAACCTTAATTGGCATTCGATTCTTTG contains:
- the LOC131290939 gene encoding CKLF-like MARVEL transmembrane domain-containing protein 4, translated to MMAETVVTVETPNRNATPAAPADAQGKSESNLNWLKLNTQYFLTIPGILKIVQVVFGIICMACAAPALVGGTHFFLFVVIVSFIITLLWTFVYLLGIREVLNLPINWILTELINTAIFALLYFVAFIVQLASWSNLYYTSFRGANIAAGVFGLFNFLVYLAGTYFLYVEHRSAGV